TCATTCGCCTGGCCGATCGCATGGAGGCGCCGCTTTCGACGACGCTTCTCGGGAAAGGCCTGTTCGCCTCACATCCCTTTAATCTCGGCGTGTTCGGCACGCTTTCAAATGCGGTCGCTGCGGAGGCGATCGCGGAGAGCGATTGCGTGATCGCATTCGGCGCGAGCCTCAATCGCTTCACGACGGATTCAAATCGTCTGCTGAAAGGCAAGCGCGTCATCCATGTCAGTCACGAGCGCGAGCATGTCGGCCGCTATCTGACGCCGGACGCAGGCCTCGTCGGCGACGTCGTGCTGACCGCCGACGCCATGACGCGCTGGCTCGATGAAGCCGAAATCCCGGGCTCCGGCGCGGCGTCCGACGATCTGCGGCAGAAAGTCGCCACATTCCGCCCGCCTGCAAAGGTCCCCGGCGAACGCAGGCGAGGAACCGTCGACATGCGACAGGCGCTGCAACGCCTTGACGCTGCGTTGCCTGTGGATCGCGTGTTTGCGACGGACGCGGGACGCTACGTCTTCGAGACATGGCCGCTCATCAAGGTCGCGCGGCCACGCTCATTCGTGTTCACCGCAAGCTACGCATCGATCGGGCTTGGCATGGGGCAGGCCATCGGCGCTTCGATCGCTGCGCCGGAAAAACCTACATTGCTCGTCTGCGGCGATGGCGGTTTCATGCTGGGTTGCCTGACTGAATTTGCGACGGCCGTTCGCGCACGCTGCGATCTCGTGGTCATCATCCTCAATGACGGCAGTTATGGCGCTGAGCATATCCAGTTTCGCCGCAAGGGAAGGGATCCCCAGCTCTCTCTCATCGACTGGCCTGACTTCGCGCCGCTGGCCGAAGCGCTCGGCGGCGTTGGCGTCACGGTTCGTGACGAGGACGCGCTCGAAAGCGCGGCGCTGGCCACCGAACATCGCGACAGAAGCCGGCCGTTGCTCATCGACGTGAAGCTCGATCCCGACTGCATCCCGCTGCCTTGATTTCATGACGTATCGTTTGCCTCGCCCGATCGGCGCTGAGAGAAATCCGGCGTGAGCGACGTCATTCTGCCAAATGTCCGGCGCTTTCCCGTCGAGGAGGGGCATATCAAGCTCTTCGCGCGATCGCTGGGCGACCCCAATCCGATCTACTCCGATGTCGACTACGCGAAGCGCTCCAAATTCGGCGGCGTCATCGCGCCGCCGACTTTCAGCGAGGCCGCCAACCACTTTGACGAGAACTGGCCTTTCAGACCCCGGTTCGGCGAACCCTGGTTCGGCTCGGGCCGCGAGCCGACGGGAACGCCACAGACTCTGAGGAAGAGCGGGACCGCCATGCATGCGGAAACGCAGTTTACTTATTTTCGCCCGCTGCGCGCAGGCATGGTGCTGTCGGCTCGTTCGCGCGAGGGGCGACAGTGGGAGAAGTGGGGCGCGCGATCAGGTAAACTGACATTTTCCGAAATCGTCTCGACCTTCATCGACGAGCAGGGCGACCCCATGCTCGAATGCTCTACGATCGCTCTTCGCACGGAGCGGATCGTCGATGACGGCGCTGGCGCGGAGAATGAGGATTCCGTCGCGGCACAGCTTCCGCAGGAAAATTCGGCGTATTCCGGTCCGGAAAGAGCGCCAGACTTGTCCGCGCTGCCGATCGGCGCGCGGCTGCGGCGCGCGATGGTGGAAAATCTGACACGCACGCAAATCATCCAGTACGCCGGCGCCTCCGGCGATTTCTCGCCGCAGCATACCGACGAAATCTTCAACACCAGGGTCGCCGGCTATCCCACCATATTCGCGCACGGCATGCTGACCATGGGCCTGCTCGGCAGGGTGCTGACGGATGTCGTCGGCGACGGCGCGCTCCGGACATTCGGCTTCCAGTCTCGGAGGCAGGTTTGGCCGGGAGATTCGCTCTTCGCCGAGTTGGAGCTGATTGCGCGTGAAAATGCGATGGCGACGCTGAACCTGATGGTGAAGAACGAAAAAGGCCAGTTGGTTGGAAAGGGATACGCGTCAGCGCTGCTGGGGTGAAACGCCATCGTGCGCAGGGCTGCTCAGCCAGGCGCCGATCAGATATTCTCCATGCCGGAGAACAACCACGCAGGAACTGGTTCGCGCGATTCCCGAGATGACTATTTTCTACCCCGGATTCCCGGACAGCGCGCGACCGGAATGGGCGAATTGCGGCGCAACGATTGTTCGCTCTGCGACGAGGGCGCGCTCGGACATGTATTTGGTGGATGTCCAACCGCCGTCGATCGCGATGCACTGGCCGTTCACCCAACCCGCCTTATCCGAGCAGAGAAAGGTGATCATGTTGGCGACGTCATCGGCCGTGCCCCACTTTCCAGGCGGAGAAGGGGTCATGTCTTCGTTCATGCGCCGATAGGTCTCGCTGCTCATTCGGTCATTGGTCATCTCGGTCTCGACGACGCCGGGCGCGACAGCGTTGCAGCGTATGCCGATATTGCCATATTGCGCGGCGACGTGCGTTGTAAGGCCGAGCAGGCCGGCCTTTGCCGCCGAATAAGCTCCGCCGCGAAGTCCGCCCAGCAACGCATATGTCGACGAAACGTTGATGATGCAGGACGCAGGCCCCATCACCCGAACCGCCTCCCTGATGAAGCGGAACGGCGCGCGCAGCATCAGATTCAGATTCTCGTCGAGAAACGCATCGTCGGTCTCGTGAACAGGCTTCGGGCGGCCGATGCCGGCATTGTTGACGAGGTAGTCCAGCCGGCCGAAGCGAGACATCGCTGTTTCGACCGCGCGGGCAGGCGCGTCATCGGCCGTCGCATCGATGGCGAGCGTCGCAATCAGCGACGCCTTGTCGCCTGCAGCTTCGACCAGTTCATCCATCCGATTCTGGCGACGGCCAATGCCCACGACAGCAACGCCTTCCCTGACGAAGGCGAGCGCAGTTGCGCGCCCGATGCCGCTGCCGGCTCCCGTTATCAAGGCAACTTTCATGACGCCCTCCAGAATTCCGATTTCCGTGAATGTCAGTTGCGAGCCATGCGCGAAGCGTATTCGCGACACTGCGCCAGTTCAATGGATTCACGCGCAACGACAAAGTAAACTTTCATCATGCAAGCATGGGGAGAGACATGTCCAGGCAGCGCTACAAGTTCATCGTCCTGACCAATGCGGTCGAGGGCAGGGAAGCGGAGTACAATGATTGGTACTCGAACATCATTTGGCCGACGTCGTTGACATTCCAGGGATCGTCAGCGCCGAGCGCTTTTCGCTCGCCGACTTTCAGCGCAGCGCCGCTCCGCAGCCTTACAAATATCTCGCCATCTACGAGATCGAGACCGACGATCTGAAGGCGGTGACGGATGAGCTTGGCAAACGTGCGGGAACTCCGGCGATGGTCATATCCGATGCGATGCAGACGGAACGTCTGGCGGCGATCTTCAAACCTCTCTAGTCCATCTGCGGCGCCGGCGGCTTGCTGTAGGCGCGCTCGTAGGCGAGCGCCTCCGCGAGCGGGACTGTGAGCGAATGTTCGTACAGATGCCTGACGCCCAAAGCGCAAGAGGGCGTCAGACGCGCGACCTTCGCGGCCGTCCTGTGGACGAATTCTTCGAATTCCGTCTGCTGCGCAACATAATCGCATAGCCCAATACGTAGCGCCTCAGGCGCGTCAAGAGGCTCCGTAGTCAACGAGATCCGCTTGGCGGCCGCGGGTCCGATGCGGCGCGGCAGTCGGGCCGACAGTCCCCAGCGCGGCAGAATGCCGAGCCGGGCATGCGTATCGCAGAATTTGGCGTCCTCGGACGCGATGATGATGTCTGCTGTGAGCGCCAGTTCAAGGCCGCCCGTGAAGCAATGGCCGTGAACTGCGGCGATCTTCACGGGTTGAAGAGCGCCAATCCTCTCCAGCGTCTCGGAGCGGAATTCCGGCTCCGCCATCGTAACGCCGGCGCGCAACGCTTCTATATCCGCGCCGGCGCAGAACGAGCGCCCCGCGCCTCGCAGAATGACGCAACGCACAGAATCGCCCATTGACGCGATCTCGTCGACATGCGCCCGCAATTCGAGAAAGAGCTCCGGAGAGAGCGCATTGAGCTTCTCGGGCCGATTCAACGTCAGCGTGACGATCGCGCCCTCATCCTTGCGCAGAACAAGCCCGCTCATGATGATTCGACCATCGTCTCACATCGGCTGCGCGATGCCAGAACAGGCTCCGCTCGATACTCCAATTCAAGGCGATCAACGAGCGCGCTCACCGACGGGATGTCGTCGATGAGCTCTACGCCCTGGCCCGCCGCCCAGACATCGCGCCAGGCTTTTGCGTTTGTGTGTGGTTCTTCCGTCCCGAAAGCGGGCAGCCTCGCGGGATCGTAGCCGACGCGGTCGATCGATTTTCGCAGCATGTTCGCGGGAACGCCATGGGTGAAGAATGGCGTAAAAATCAAATCCTCGGCGCGTGAATCCAGGAGTATTTCCTTGTACTCCGGCGCCACGCGCGCTTCCTGCGTCGCGATGAAACGCGTACCCATGTAGCAGAGGTCAGCGCCCAGCGCCTGAGCGGCGCGCACATGCGCGCCGGACGAGACGCCGCCGGCAAGAACGATGTAGCCGTCGAAGAATTTCCGCACCGCGCTGACAAAAATGAACGGATTCATTCCGCCTGAATGCCCGCCGCCTCCCGCGCAGATCAGGATCATCCCGTCGACGCCGGCGCGGGCGGCTTTCTCCGCATGTCGTATGGTGGTGACATCGTGAAAAATCATTCCGCCCCAGCCATGCGCCTCCTGCACGACTTCATCGGGCGCACCGTTGATCGTGATGAGAAGCGGGACACGATGTTTCTTGCAGACTCCAATCTCGGCCTCGAACCGCTCGCGAGCGCCCGTTTTTCCGGCTCGCAAACTGATATTCGCTGCATAAGGTCCGGCGGGGAGGCTGGTTGTTCTCCTGTACGCTGCGAGTTCGCTTTCAAAACGGTCCAGCCATTCATCATATTCCGCCGCCGAGCGCGCGGTGCTTGCGGAACAGGCCGCGGCGATGTTCGCCTTGCAGGCGGCCAGCACGAGTTCCGGATAAGAGACGAGAAACATCGGCGCGCAAATCACTGGCAACCGCAATCCTGAAAAGAGATCATCGCCAGGCCGCATGGTTCTCTCCGATTCAGGCGAACCAGGCGTCGCGCGATATGAATGGCGCGAGAGGCGCGGGAATGCCGAGGATATCGAACCCGACGCTTAAGCGGCTTAGAAGATGGGCCCGCTTCAGGTAATGATGAGGATCCGCTTCGGCGGAGAAGCCGATCCCACCGTGAATCTGGATGCAGCGGCGGGCGTTGGCCAGCGCCGTGCGGCCTGCGAGTCGTCGCAGCGCCGCGATCTGGAAATCGCGATCTTCCCGCGCGTCGCGCGTCGCGATAGCGGCCATATCGAGCTGCGCCGACAGGACCTCGGCGTCGATCGCCATATTCGCGCAATGATGTTTGATGGCCTGGAACGCGCCAATCGGCTTTCCAAATTGCTCGCGAATCCTGGCGTAATCGACGGCAAGATCGCGCGTCGCTTCCGACATGCCAAGCATGTGCGCAGATGTCAGGAGATTCGCGAAGGCCAGCATCGACGCGTCCTGGCTTTCGCCGACGAGCCCCGCAGCGGAACCGTCGATACGCAGCAGTTCGCCCATATGCCCAAGCGCCGTCACGCTCTGTCCAGGGACGCCCGAAATCTCAAGCAGTTTGAGGCCCGCCTTGTCGAAGCAGACCGCGAGATCCGCCTTGCTTCGATCAGGCAGCAAGATCGAGCCCCGATCGGCGGGCAGCGCGATGCAGGCTTCTATTTGACCCGTTGCGAGGCGCGACGCCAACGCGGATTGCTGAAGCGCTTGCGCGAGACCGCGTGCGATCGAGGTTGCAAGCGCGCGCGAGGATACGAGATGCCGGCCTAATTCAACGTGGAGAAGCGCTTCTTCCACGATTGAAAATCCGGCGCCGCCGTCGCCTTCAGGCAGCGCGAGCGCGAATGTTCCGAATTCGGCGGTTGCAGAGAGTTTATCCGGCGCGCCAGCGCGCAACCGCGACACGGGATAATTCGCCGAAAGCATTGCAACGGCGGAATCGACAATTTGGCGGAGGTCTTCGCCATGGTCGAGCGTAAAGGACATCTCAGGCGCTCCTGGGGAGGCCGAGAATGCGCTCGGCGATGATGTTCCGTTGAATCTCGGCCGTGCCGCCTGCAATCGTTTCGCTGTAGGCTTCGAGATATTCGTGCGACCAGTAGTTATCGGTCAGCGCTTCGGCCCCCAGCACATCCATGGCCGCCTGATGGAGGCGTTGGGATAGCTCCGCGAAATAGAGTCTCACGAGCGAGCCGTCCGACGGCGTTTTCGGCTCGCGAAACAGAGCGCGATAGGTCATCGCGCGCAAGGCGGCTGCCTCCGCGCGCAAATCCGCCAGCCGCTCCGCCATTGCGGAGCCGTGAACCGGCTCAGCGATGGCGATGATGTCCTCGATCTTGATGGAGAGATCGAGTTGAAGACCCATCGCAGCCGTCTTGCGCTCGAACCCAAGCGTGGTCATCGCGACGCGCCAGCCATCATTTAATGGGCCGACCACATTTGAGAGCGGAATGCGAGCGTTGTCGTAGAAAACTTCCGCGAAATGCCTGACGCCCGCCATATTCTCGATGGGCCTGATGCTGATCCCGGGGCTCTTCATGTCGCAGATGACCCACGAAAGCCCCTTGTGCCGCACCGATCCGAGCTCCGTGCGGATCAGAAGTTCCTGATAGTCCGCGATATCCGCGTAGCTCGTCCAGAT
This sequence is a window from Terrirubrum flagellatum. Protein-coding genes within it:
- a CDS encoding thiamine pyrophosphate-binding protein; the encoded protein is MGTIQIKVHQALAKALKRLGADTMFGLIGDANLYMADAFARECGGRYVAAANEAGAVLMALGYAQVSGRTGVATVTHGPGLTNSLTALIEGVKNSVPVVLLVGDTPIEDRDHQQKALQREFITATGAGFEQLRSAATVSDDVARAFRRAALERRPVALNMPSDLQWLDAEDRAFELYLPDARRGVIEGPEMDKAIGIIASARRPVVLGGRGAFDHEAEAAIIRLADRMEAPLSTTLLGKGLFASHPFNLGVFGTLSNAVAAEAIAESDCVIAFGASLNRFTTDSNRLLKGKRVIHVSHEREHVGRYLTPDAGLVGDVVLTADAMTRWLDEAEIPGSGAASDDLRQKVATFRPPAKVPGERRRGTVDMRQALQRLDAALPVDRVFATDAGRYVFETWPLIKVARPRSFVFTASYASIGLGMGQAIGASIAAPEKPTLLVCGDGGFMLGCLTEFATAVRARCDLVVIILNDGSYGAEHIQFRRKGRDPQLSLIDWPDFAPLAEALGGVGVTVRDEDALESAALATEHRDRSRPLLIDVKLDPDCIPLP
- a CDS encoding MaoC/PaaZ C-terminal domain-containing protein → MSDVILPNVRRFPVEEGHIKLFARSLGDPNPIYSDVDYAKRSKFGGVIAPPTFSEAANHFDENWPFRPRFGEPWFGSGREPTGTPQTLRKSGTAMHAETQFTYFRPLRAGMVLSARSREGRQWEKWGARSGKLTFSEIVSTFIDEQGDPMLECSTIALRTERIVDDGAGAENEDSVAAQLPQENSAYSGPERAPDLSALPIGARLRRAMVENLTRTQIIQYAGASGDFSPQHTDEIFNTRVAGYPTIFAHGMLTMGLLGRVLTDVVGDGALRTFGFQSRRQVWPGDSLFAELELIARENAMATLNLMVKNEKGQLVGKGYASALLG
- a CDS encoding SDR family oxidoreductase; amino-acid sequence: MKVALITGAGSGIGRATALAFVREGVAVVGIGRRQNRMDELVEAAGDKASLIATLAIDATADDAPARAVETAMSRFGRLDYLVNNAGIGRPKPVHETDDAFLDENLNLMLRAPFRFIREAVRVMGPASCIINVSSTYALLGGLRGGAYSAAKAGLLGLTTHVAAQYGNIGIRCNAVAPGVVETEMTNDRMSSETYRRMNEDMTPSPPGKWGTADDVANMITFLCSDKAGWVNGQCIAIDGGWTSTKYMSERALVAERTIVAPQFAHSGRALSGNPG
- a CDS encoding enoyl-CoA hydratase/isomerase family protein; its protein translation is MSGLVLRKDEGAIVTLTLNRPEKLNALSPELFLELRAHVDEIASMGDSVRCVILRGAGRSFCAGADIEALRAGVTMAEPEFRSETLERIGALQPVKIAAVHGHCFTGGLELALTADIIIASEDAKFCDTHARLGILPRWGLSARLPRRIGPAAAKRISLTTEPLDAPEALRIGLCDYVAQQTEFEEFVHRTAAKVARLTPSCALGVRHLYEHSLTVPLAEALAYERAYSKPPAPQMD
- a CDS encoding nitronate monooxygenase, producing MRPGDDLFSGLRLPVICAPMFLVSYPELVLAACKANIAAACSASTARSAAEYDEWLDRFESELAAYRRTTSLPAGPYAANISLRAGKTGARERFEAEIGVCKKHRVPLLITINGAPDEVVQEAHGWGGMIFHDVTTIRHAEKAARAGVDGMILICAGGGGHSGGMNPFIFVSAVRKFFDGYIVLAGGVSSGAHVRAAQALGADLCYMGTRFIATQEARVAPEYKEILLDSRAEDLIFTPFFTHGVPANMLRKSIDRVGYDPARLPAFGTEEPHTNAKAWRDVWAAGQGVELIDDIPSVSALVDRLELEYRAEPVLASRSRCETMVESS
- a CDS encoding acyl-CoA dehydrogenase family protein, with the protein product MSFTLDHGEDLRQIVDSAVAMLSANYPVSRLRAGAPDKLSATAEFGTFALALPEGDGGAGFSIVEEALLHVELGRHLVSSRALATSIARGLAQALQQSALASRLATGQIEACIALPADRGSILLPDRSKADLAVCFDKAGLKLLEISGVPGQSVTALGHMGELLRIDGSAAGLVGESQDASMLAFANLLTSAHMLGMSEATRDLAVDYARIREQFGKPIGAFQAIKHHCANMAIDAEVLSAQLDMAAIATRDAREDRDFQIAALRRLAGRTALANARRCIQIHGGIGFSAEADPHHYLKRAHLLSRLSVGFDILGIPAPLAPFISRDAWFA
- a CDS encoding acyl-CoA dehydrogenase family protein, producing MRLELSTDDLAFRSLAREWLRENAPRKRAPHEGKTARDFALSWLSKCHAAGWSGIAWPIEYGGRGFSPTRLVIWYEEYVRSRAPSVLDCTFVGLNHAGPTLIACGSEEQKAFHLPRILAGESIWCQGFSEPNSGSDLASLKTSAVVDGDHLVVNGQKIWTSYADIADYQELLIRTELGSVRHKGLSWVICDMKSPGISIRPIENMAGVRHFAEVFYDNARIPLSNVVGPLNDGWRVAMTTLGFERKTAAMGLQLDLSIKIEDIIAIAEPVHGSAMAERLADLRAEAAALRAMTYRALFREPKTPSDGSLVRLYFAELSQRLHQAAMDVLGAEALTDNYWSHEYLEAYSETIAGGTAEIQRNIIAERILGLPRSA